One window of the Sparus aurata chromosome 17, fSpaAur1.1, whole genome shotgun sequence genome contains the following:
- the derl1 gene encoding derlin-1 isoform X1, translated as MSDIGDWYKSIPLITRSWFTASVAFPLIGVLRLVDIRNLLLFPELVISRFHIWRLVTATFYFPTGFLYLVNLYFLYHYSSRLETGLFDGRPADYVFMLIFNWICVVIVGMMMNMRLLMIPLIMSVLYVWAQINKDVIVSFWFGTRFKAHYLPWVILVFNFIIGGSFVDELTGNLVGHLYYFLMFKYPMDLGGRSLLSTPEILYRYLPNRRGGMGGFGVPPARRPAAQEQAGGGGGGGGGRYNWGQGFRLGGE; from the exons ATGTCAGATATCGGGGACTGGTATAAAAGCATCCCTTTGATCACCCGGTCCTGGTTCACTGCCTCGGTTGCCTTTCCCCTGATTGGGGTACTACGACTGGTAGATATCAGGAACCTTTTACTGTTTCCGGAGCTGGTCATCAGCAGATTTCAT atcTGGAGACTTGTGACAGCCACCTTTTATTTCCCAACTGGGTTTCTGTACCTGGTCAACCTCTATTTCCTCTACCACTACTCCTCTCGGCTGGAGACAG GGTTGTTTGATGGCAGACCTGCGGACTATGTCTTCATGCTCATCTTTAACTGGATATGTGTTGTT ATAGTCGGTATGATGATGAACATGCGG CTGCTGATGATCCCACTGATCATGTCAGTGCTTTACGTCTGGGCTCAGATCAACAAAGATGTCATCGTGTCCTTCTGGTTCGGAACACGATTCAAG GCACATTACCTACCTTGGGTCATCCTGGTCTTCAACTTCATCATTGGAGGCTC TTTTGTGGATGAACTAACAGGGAACCTGGTGGGTCACCTCTACTACTTCCTCATGTTTAAATACCCCATGGACCTGGGAGGTCGCTCCTTACTCTCCACACCAGAGATCTT gtacCGGTACCTCCCCAACAGGAGGGGAGGGATGGGTGGCTTTGGAGTCCCTCCTGCCAGGAGACCAGCTGCCCAGGAGcaagcaggaggtggaggcggcGGGGGAGGAGGACGCTACAACTGGGGCCAAGGCTTCCGTCTCGGAGGAGAATGA
- the derl1 gene encoding derlin-1 isoform X2 translates to MLIFNWICVVIVGMMMNMRLLMIPLIMSVLYVWAQINKDVIVSFWFGTRFKAHYLPWVILVFNFIIGGSFVDELTGNLVGHLYYFLMFKYPMDLGGRSLLSTPEILYRYLPNRRGGMGGFGVPPARRPAAQEQAGGGGGGGGGRYNWGQGFRLGGE, encoded by the exons ATGCTCATCTTTAACTGGATATGTGTTGTT ATAGTCGGTATGATGATGAACATGCGG CTGCTGATGATCCCACTGATCATGTCAGTGCTTTACGTCTGGGCTCAGATCAACAAAGATGTCATCGTGTCCTTCTGGTTCGGAACACGATTCAAG GCACATTACCTACCTTGGGTCATCCTGGTCTTCAACTTCATCATTGGAGGCTC TTTTGTGGATGAACTAACAGGGAACCTGGTGGGTCACCTCTACTACTTCCTCATGTTTAAATACCCCATGGACCTGGGAGGTCGCTCCTTACTCTCCACACCAGAGATCTT gtacCGGTACCTCCCCAACAGGAGGGGAGGGATGGGTGGCTTTGGAGTCCCTCCTGCCAGGAGACCAGCTGCCCAGGAGcaagcaggaggtggaggcggcGGGGGAGGAGGACGCTACAACTGGGGCCAAGGCTTCCGTCTCGGAGGAGAATGA